One segment of Saprospiraceae bacterium DNA contains the following:
- the aceE gene encoding pyruvate dehydrogenase (acetyl-transferring), homodimeric type, with translation MGDIQLDDWKLEQEEWLEAIEEVLENQGKGRTEELFQRLRHLIARRGVANGGPALNTPYLNTIAPDDQPAYPGDLALEQRIENVIRWNAQAMVLQAQDKDLALGGHIATYAASATMTEVLFHHFLRKRSADYGGDLFMFQGHASPGIYARAVWEGRLPLQAIADFRQETIGGVSSYPHPRRMPQFWQAPTVSMGLGPMTALYQARFYKYLENRGLKPQNGGKVWHFIGDGEIDEPEVYGTIGLASREHLDNVIFVVHCNLQRLDGPVRGNGKVIQEVERHFFGAGWEVIKVIWSSDWDELLAKDEEGILLTRFERLVDGQFQEMASANDGALTRKMLIGSDELSEQISALLSDISDEQLAKMRRGGHDAEKIYAAYDRAVKSNKPVAIIVKTVKGYGMGKAAEGKNKAHQTKDLSDDSRVETKNRYGIPLSDEEAKAAKFWYPDANAPETKYLLERRKALGGFLPERSETFEKFNLPSLDFFDKQLKGSDSGKTFSTTGAMVDIMLQLARNQEVGKYIVPIVPDEAQTFGMESLFNSLQIWNQKGQLYTPLEIGISVIKYKESKTGQVLQEGINEDGATASFTAAGTAYSLHGLPMVPFYIYYSMFGFQRVGDMVWAAADMMAKGFLLGATAGRTTLNGEGLQHEDGHSVLIAQTVPSVIPYDPAFAYELAVIIHDGLRRMFVENEHKIYYITLYNENLLMPPMPKGVEEGIKRGLYRYKKSDKKPAKDGAKAHLLGSGVIMEQVLKAAEILESEGVSTDVWSATSWTELYRDAVSCDRWNMLHPGKEEKVPYIQQALKGEHGVFVSANDWIKLTAGQLAPWMPQDFTALGTDGFGLSDSRENLRDYFEISPKYIAFAAVRLLQKQGKVTEKAVLEFMKKYGVESEKVEPMSV, from the coding sequence ATGGGAGATATACAACTTGACGACTGGAAACTTGAACAGGAAGAGTGGCTCGAAGCCATCGAGGAAGTCCTTGAAAATCAGGGCAAAGGCCGCACGGAAGAGCTCTTTCAACGCCTTCGTCACCTCATTGCCCGCAGGGGCGTGGCCAACGGCGGCCCTGCCTTGAACACACCATACCTCAACACAATTGCGCCCGACGACCAACCCGCATACCCCGGCGACCTCGCGCTCGAACAACGCATCGAGAACGTCATCCGCTGGAATGCCCAAGCAATGGTGTTGCAAGCACAGGACAAAGACCTTGCATTGGGAGGTCACATTGCCACTTATGCGGCCTCCGCCACCATGACGGAGGTGCTGTTTCACCACTTCCTGCGCAAACGCTCGGCAGACTATGGCGGCGACCTCTTCATGTTTCAAGGCCACGCTTCGCCCGGCATCTATGCCCGCGCCGTGTGGGAAGGCCGCTTGCCCTTGCAGGCGATTGCCGATTTCCGGCAAGAGACAATTGGCGGCGTGTCGAGTTATCCCCACCCGCGCCGTATGCCCCAATTTTGGCAAGCACCCACCGTCAGCATGGGGCTTGGCCCCATGACCGCGCTTTATCAGGCGCGTTTTTACAAATACTTGGAAAACAGAGGATTGAAACCCCAAAACGGCGGCAAAGTATGGCATTTCATTGGCGACGGCGAAATTGACGAACCCGAAGTGTACGGAACCATCGGCCTGGCCAGCCGCGAACATCTGGACAACGTGATATTTGTGGTTCACTGCAATTTGCAACGCCTCGATGGCCCCGTGCGCGGCAACGGAAAAGTCATTCAAGAAGTGGAGCGCCATTTCTTTGGCGCGGGATGGGAAGTCATCAAAGTGATTTGGAGCAGCGATTGGGATGAATTGTTGGCAAAAGACGAGGAAGGCATCTTGCTCACGCGCTTTGAGCGCCTCGTGGATGGCCAATTTCAGGAAATGGCTTCTGCCAACGACGGCGCACTGACGCGCAAAATGCTCATCGGCAGTGACGAACTGAGCGAGCAGATTAGTGCCCTGCTGTCCGACATCTCCGACGAGCAGCTGGCCAAAATGCGGCGCGGCGGCCACGATGCGGAAAAAATATACGCAGCCTACGACCGCGCCGTGAAATCCAACAAGCCTGTCGCCATCATCGTCAAAACCGTCAAAGGCTACGGCATGGGAAAAGCCGCCGAAGGCAAAAACAAGGCGCACCAAACCAAAGACCTCAGCGACGACAGCCGCGTGGAGACCAAAAACCGCTACGGCATCCCGCTCTCCGACGAGGAAGCAAAGGCCGCCAAGTTTTGGTATCCAGATGCCAATGCGCCAGAGACAAAATACCTGTTGGAACGCCGCAAGGCATTAGGCGGTTTTTTGCCGGAACGCTCCGAAACCTTTGAAAAATTCAACCTGCCGTCGCTCGATTTTTTTGACAAACAGCTGAAAGGCAGCGATTCTGGCAAAACATTTTCCACTACTGGCGCAATGGTGGACATCATGCTTCAGTTGGCTCGAAATCAGGAAGTTGGCAAATACATCGTGCCAATCGTGCCCGACGAGGCACAGACCTTCGGCATGGAGTCACTGTTCAATTCCTTACAAATCTGGAATCAAAAAGGCCAACTCTACACCCCGCTCGAAATCGGCATTTCGGTCATCAAATACAAAGAGTCCAAAACAGGGCAAGTGCTCCAAGAAGGCATCAACGAGGACGGCGCGACAGCCTCTTTCACTGCTGCTGGCACAGCCTACTCCTTGCATGGGTTGCCGATGGTGCCTTTCTACATCTACTACTCCATGTTCGGCTTCCAGCGCGTGGGCGACATGGTATGGGCGGCTGCCGACATGATGGCCAAAGGCTTTTTGCTCGGCGCCACCGCTGGCCGCACCACGCTCAATGGCGAGGGTTTGCAGCACGAAGACGGCCACTCGGTGCTAATCGCCCAGACGGTTCCTTCCGTCATTCCGTACGACCCGGCATTTGCCTACGAACTAGCGGTCATCATACACGACGGCCTGCGGCGGATGTTTGTGGAGAACGAGCATAAAATCTACTATATCACGCTATACAACGAAAACCTCCTGATGCCGCCCATGCCAAAAGGGGTCGAGGAAGGCATCAAACGAGGGCTTTATCGTTACAAAAAATCCGATAAAAAACCCGCAAAAGACGGCGCAAAGGCACACCTCTTGGGTTCAGGCGTCATCATGGAGCAGGTACTCAAAGCAGCTGAAATCCTCGAAAGCGAAGGAGTCAGCACCGACGTGTGGAGCGCCACCTCGTGGACAGAACTTTACCGCGATGCAGTCTCTTGCGACCGTTGGAATATGCTGCACCCCGGCAAGGAAGAAAAAGTGCCGTACATACAGCAGGCTTTGAAAGGCGAACATGGCGTGTTCGTCAGCGCCAACGACTGGATTAAACTCACAGCAGGCCAGCTCGCCCCCTGGATGCCACAGGATTTCACCGCGCTCGGCACAGACGGCTTCGGCCTTTCCGACAGCCGCGAGAACCTGCGCGATTACTTCGAGATTTCGCCCAAATACATCGCCTTCGCGGCGGTGCGCCTTTTGCAAAAACAAGGCAAGGTGACGGAAAAAGCCGTGCTAGAATTTATGAAAAAATACGGCGTGGAGAGTGAGAAAGTGGAGCCGATGTCAGTCTAA
- a CDS encoding DUF1905 domain-containing protein — MNTDETYQFQSVLEASGNNLWGFHFVVPDAVAGALIQGDARRVVCVLNEKMEYQCALLPKGDGSFLIMVNKKTRDKLGLQPGSMVRVSLRKDESEYGLPMPEELAEVLAQDEEGSRLFHALTPGKIRTLLYIVGQVKASEKRIERALIIVAHLKSNGGKINYRQLNEDMKGR, encoded by the coding sequence ATGAATACTGACGAGACCTATCAATTTCAATCTGTTTTGGAAGCCTCTGGCAACAACCTGTGGGGCTTTCATTTTGTCGTGCCCGATGCGGTGGCAGGTGCACTCATTCAGGGGGATGCCCGCCGTGTCGTGTGCGTGTTGAATGAAAAAATGGAGTATCAGTGCGCGTTGCTGCCTAAGGGAGATGGTTCTTTTTTGATAATGGTCAACAAAAAGACCCGCGATAAATTGGGGCTGCAACCCGGTTCGATGGTACGCGTCAGCCTTCGCAAAGACGAGAGTGAGTATGGTTTGCCCATGCCCGAGGAATTGGCGGAGGTGCTGGCGCAGGATGAGGAGGGCAGCCGCTTGTTTCATGCGCTCACTCCCGGCAAAATACGCACCCTCCTCTACATCGTTGGCCAAGTGAAAGCCTCGGAAAAGCGCATTGAGCGGGCGCTCATCATTGTGGCGCACTTAAAAAGCAACGGTGGGAAAATCAATTATCGGCAATTGAACGAAGACATGAAAGGGCGTTAA
- a CDS encoding lantibiotic dehydratase produces the protein MTSHHSISLSPLVLIRVAGLPLRWLETISAEWPSEEAAEDQVAERVRECFDAALVALGASPLRTAIYNARRDFFAKKKMPSAAFFQLLLENQHEPAIAQLLENLLRWEEKTKALDTFDQRYEQVVKDNYRLMQKAANDENLRRALLFASHDLLHCLPEFSQCSLDRLNKKSRQTALSLYQYLTRAVVKTSPLSRFTTVALWQHGSQAAVTFGKSQATPNVAMLPALYEMLLREPAFYEALQLTLNPSIVRANTNPRWTWLYFDGEQESFQKLEGDPIAGLIVEWLLEQGGKMLYSIILSRLEEKVDAARAQVAARVFDLIDYGLLEWELPEKGLSPAWCGALYNFLGFLPAHTPLLVDAAAFLQWMRVAARTLPHQPLEDARVMQHETLEMASAFFEKHGGSLPAIPPEQIFFEDVTQSVESNVPLETMETFAKDLATCWQANKASAMPPFRARLVAFAQRNMADGQHLGFLDFCERFFASNTATSENRAGRCAQDFVGKMGALLQVFRNESGGYSAVVNALFAGGGKMFARWLHLFPAEATSQLQHWNVDGPQGTGFDEEVLTVAFPWQGWSNANFQPALFHDALAVPDGRTNPMRDGRMVLLGSLEVRWKAGCLQLIDRESNKPIVFSDLGLEAPKTRPPAMQVLWHLGMPQISLERLLAHRRWAEGGAGWRVAERVAHGSLFVARKMWNIEDVLLERWRFEQRESRFFRLVRKELPDIEVPQRFFARFSHGKPQYFDVNSPLSMQLFAKMLRQQRGPLLVTEMLPTPEQCVVEQDGLRAAEFVVEFQ, from the coding sequence ATGACCAGCCATCATTCCATTTCGCTTTCCCCATTGGTGCTTATCCGGGTCGCAGGGTTGCCTTTGCGATGGCTCGAAACAATTTCTGCCGAATGGCCATCAGAAGAGGCGGCGGAAGATCAGGTGGCCGAGCGCGTGCGGGAGTGTTTCGACGCAGCCCTTGTCGCGCTTGGTGCTTCTCCCTTGCGCACGGCCATTTACAATGCGCGACGTGATTTTTTTGCAAAAAAGAAAATGCCAAGCGCGGCCTTTTTTCAACTGCTTCTCGAAAACCAGCACGAGCCAGCCATCGCTCAACTCCTTGAAAATCTGCTTCGTTGGGAAGAAAAAACGAAGGCGCTTGACACTTTCGACCAGCGATACGAACAGGTCGTGAAGGACAATTATCGCTTGATGCAGAAGGCAGCCAACGACGAAAACCTGCGCCGTGCCTTGCTTTTTGCCAGCCATGATTTGCTCCACTGTTTGCCAGAGTTTTCGCAATGCTCGCTCGACCGCTTGAATAAAAAGTCCCGACAGACGGCGCTTTCGCTCTATCAATATTTAACCCGCGCCGTGGTCAAAACCTCGCCCTTGAGCCGATTCACGACGGTGGCGCTTTGGCAACACGGCTCGCAAGCCGCAGTGACTTTTGGCAAATCACAGGCCACGCCCAATGTTGCGATGCTGCCGGCGCTCTACGAGATGTTGCTGCGCGAACCGGCTTTTTATGAGGCGCTCCAACTTACACTGAATCCAAGCATCGTTCGAGCGAACACGAACCCTCGCTGGACTTGGCTTTATTTTGATGGCGAACAGGAGTCTTTTCAAAAGTTGGAAGGCGACCCGATAGCAGGCCTTATCGTGGAATGGCTTTTGGAACAGGGCGGAAAAATGCTTTACTCGATTATTCTCTCACGATTGGAGGAAAAGGTGGATGCCGCGCGTGCTCAGGTGGCAGCAAGGGTTTTTGACCTGATAGATTATGGGCTCTTGGAGTGGGAGTTGCCCGAAAAAGGTTTGTCACCCGCATGGTGTGGCGCCCTCTACAACTTTCTCGGTTTTTTGCCCGCCCACACGCCTTTGCTCGTGGATGCCGCGGCGTTTTTGCAGTGGATGCGCGTGGCGGCCCGCACCCTGCCTCACCAGCCGCTGGAGGATGCGCGGGTCATGCAGCATGAGACACTTGAGATGGCGAGCGCTTTTTTTGAAAAACACGGCGGCTCGTTGCCAGCCATCCCACCCGAGCAAATTTTCTTCGAAGATGTGACTCAATCGGTGGAATCCAACGTCCCCTTGGAAACGATGGAAACATTCGCAAAAGACTTGGCAACCTGCTGGCAAGCAAACAAGGCATCAGCGATGCCGCCCTTCCGTGCGAGACTTGTCGCATTTGCCCAGCGCAATATGGCAGATGGGCAGCATCTAGGGTTCCTTGATTTTTGCGAACGTTTTTTTGCGTCTAACACAGCGACTTCGGAAAATAGAGCGGGGCGGTGCGCTCAGGATTTTGTGGGAAAGATGGGGGCGCTTTTGCAAGTCTTTCGCAACGAATCGGGTGGTTATTCCGCTGTCGTGAACGCGCTTTTTGCGGGGGGGGGCAAAATGTTCGCTCGCTGGTTGCATCTTTTCCCGGCGGAGGCCACATCGCAGTTGCAGCATTGGAACGTGGATGGGCCCCAAGGGACGGGCTTCGATGAAGAGGTGCTGACGGTGGCCTTCCCGTGGCAGGGGTGGTCGAACGCCAATTTTCAACCGGCTTTGTTTCACGATGCTCTTGCTGTTCCCGATGGGCGAACAAATCCGATGCGCGATGGTCGGATGGTGTTGCTTGGCAGTTTGGAGGTACGATGGAAGGCAGGTTGCCTGCAATTGATTGACCGTGAATCCAATAAGCCCATTGTTTTCTCTGACCTCGGCCTTGAGGCACCAAAAACCCGCCCGCCCGCCATGCAGGTGCTGTGGCACTTGGGGATGCCGCAAATATCGTTGGAACGGTTGCTGGCTCATCGTCGTTGGGCGGAAGGTGGGGCAGGTTGGCGCGTTGCGGAGCGGGTGGCGCATGGCTCTTTGTTTGTAGCGCGAAAAATGTGGAACATAGAAGACGTGCTATTGGAACGGTGGCGTTTTGAGCAGCGCGAGTCGCGTTTTTTTCGGCTGGTTCGGAAAGAACTGCCAGACATAGAAGTGCCTCAAAGATTCTTTGCCCGATTTTCACATGGGAAACCTCAATACTTTGATGTGAATAGTCCCTTGTCCATGCAGCTGTTTGCAAAAATGCTGCGCCAACAACGCGGGCCTTTGCTCGTGACCGAAATGTTGCCCACGCCTGAGCAATGCGTGGTGGAGCAAGATGGGTTGCGTGCCGCCGAATTTGTGGTTGAATTTCAGTAA
- a CDS encoding DUF3109 family protein codes for MIIVQDKLVSDDLVEQQFVCNLTACKGACCWEGDYGAPLEESELPVLETIFEKIKAFLSPAGITAIEAQGKYVRVQETGEWATSLVDNGPCAYMTLDATGIAQCGIERAWKAGIIDFQKPISCHLYPVRVAKNVVAGFEALNYDEWHICSAACELGQKEQVLVYQFVKDAIVRKYGQAFYDELDGAAKFMAAQAEQT; via the coding sequence ATGATTATTGTTCAAGACAAACTCGTGTCTGACGACTTGGTGGAACAACAATTCGTCTGTAACCTAACCGCTTGCAAAGGTGCTTGCTGTTGGGAAGGCGACTATGGAGCGCCGTTGGAAGAGAGCGAGTTGCCTGTCTTGGAGACTATTTTTGAAAAAATAAAAGCATTTCTAAGCCCGGCAGGCATCACTGCCATTGAGGCGCAAGGCAAATACGTTCGGGTGCAGGAGACGGGAGAGTGGGCTACCTCCTTGGTGGACAATGGCCCTTGCGCTTACATGACGCTTGACGCGACGGGCATTGCCCAATGTGGAATAGAGCGGGCGTGGAAAGCGGGCATCATTGATTTTCAGAAGCCGATTTCTTGCCATCTGTACCCGGTGAGGGTTGCAAAGAACGTGGTGGCGGGATTCGAGGCGCTCAACTACGACGAGTGGCATATTTGTAGCGCCGCTTGCGAGTTGGGCCAAAAGGAGCAAGTGCTGGTGTATCAGTTTGTGAAGGATGCCATCGTACGCAAATACGGGCAAGCATTCTATGACGAGCTGGACGGCGCCGCGAAGTTTATGGCAGCCCAAGCCGAACAGACCTGA
- a CDS encoding helix-turn-helix domain-containing protein codes for MATTQYQRIIFGLKIRQFRQERGWNFEELSRQTGISVSYLNEIEKGKKYPQPENQRRLAKALGVTPAFLTSSELTKQYAPLSDLLKSNFLNELPLDLFGIEVQQVVEIIARAPDRVNAFISALLEIARNYSLRDENFFFAALRAYQELRSNYFEEIEGAADVFVQKYNLPENGGVPSSLLAGLLREQFGYQIDERGLEKYPELHSLRSVFNPHKRRLLLNSRLNERQRAFQLAKELGFNVLNLKERPLASNFLRVNSFEETLNNYKAAYFAVAILVNRRAFVRDIGDFFAKEKWDGAALLDMMAKYQASPEVLFQRFNVLTHDFYLDKVFFLRFIHDLDRDMFDIDKELHLNRRHQPHASGLNEHYCRRWLSVTLLRDLQLQQAQGGGGSRFLSGVQRAAFLDTGEEYLCIAVAKPGYPTKGRNVSVTIGVLLDDHAKQTIRFWNDPAISRVTVNVTCERCALADCAERAAPPVTVQKREERKRMQELLKKLTDK; via the coding sequence ATGGCCACCACTCAATACCAACGCATCATCTTCGGCCTGAAAATCAGGCAGTTCCGGCAGGAACGTGGCTGGAATTTTGAAGAGTTGAGCCGCCAGACGGGCATCTCGGTTTCGTACCTAAACGAAATCGAGAAGGGGAAAAAATATCCGCAACCCGAAAACCAGCGCCGTTTGGCGAAGGCGTTGGGTGTCACGCCCGCGTTTTTGACCTCATCGGAGTTGACCAAGCAATACGCACCGCTCAGCGACTTGCTCAAAAGCAATTTTCTCAACGAGCTTCCGCTCGACCTTTTTGGCATAGAGGTGCAGCAAGTGGTCGAAATCATCGCCCGTGCGCCCGACAGGGTGAACGCCTTCATCTCTGCATTGCTCGAAATTGCCCGCAACTATTCACTGCGCGACGAGAACTTTTTCTTCGCGGCATTGCGCGCATATCAAGAGTTGCGCAGCAACTATTTCGAGGAGATAGAAGGGGCTGCCGACGTGTTTGTTCAGAAATACAATTTGCCGGAAAACGGCGGGGTGCCTTCCTCGCTGTTGGCGGGGCTGCTGCGTGAGCAATTTGGCTATCAAATAGACGAGCGCGGGCTGGAGAAATATCCAGAGCTGCACAGCCTGCGCTCGGTGTTCAACCCGCACAAAAGGCGCTTGCTGCTCAATAGCCGCCTCAATGAGCGACAACGAGCATTTCAATTGGCCAAGGAATTGGGCTTCAATGTGCTCAACCTCAAAGAACGCCCCCTCGCGTCGAATTTCCTGCGGGTCAATTCTTTTGAGGAAACCCTGAACAACTACAAGGCGGCTTACTTCGCGGTGGCTATTTTGGTCAACCGCCGCGCTTTCGTGCGAGACATTGGCGATTTTTTTGCGAAAGAAAAATGGGACGGCGCGGCGCTTCTCGACATGATGGCGAAGTATCAAGCCAGCCCCGAAGTCTTGTTCCAACGATTCAATGTGCTTACCCACGATTTTTACCTCGACAAGGTGTTTTTCCTCCGCTTTATTCACGACCTCGACCGTGACATGTTTGACATTGATAAGGAACTGCACCTCAATCGCCGTCACCAACCTCATGCCTCCGGACTTAATGAGCACTATTGCCGTCGCTGGCTTTCAGTCACTTTGCTGCGCGATTTGCAACTGCAGCAGGCACAAGGGGGGGGAGGCTCGCGGTTTTTGAGCGGCGTGCAGCGAGCCGCCTTTCTCGACACGGGTGAGGAATACCTCTGCATCGCCGTCGCAAAACCCGGCTATCCGACAAAGGGCCGCAACGTGAGCGTCACCATCGGCGTGCTGCTAGATGACCACGCCAAGCAGACCATCCGATTCTGGAACGACCCTGCCATCTCCCGCGTCACCGTGAACGTCACTTGCGAGCGTTGCGCCTTGGCCGACTGTGCCGAACGCGCCGCGCCGCCCGTCACCGTCCAGAAACGGGAAGAGCGAAAACGAATGCAGGAATTGTTGAAAAAACTGACCGACAAATGA
- the tpiA gene encoding triose-phosphate isomerase: MRQQIVAGNWKMNKTLDEGLELTKNILEKVEKPKGLVVVAPPLTHLRDVGKMLKVRKHFHLAAQNCHHEEKGAFTGEVSADMVASAGAEFVIIGHSERRQYFKEKNDVLAQKVNIVLARGMRPIFCCGEPLHIREVDTHVGYVAKQLKASLFHLREEDFRKVVIAYEPIWAIGTGRTATSEQAQEMHYAIRVLVAKKYGKAIANDTTILYGGSCNAQNAPELFAQPDVDGGLIGGASLKADDFAAIVAALK, translated from the coding sequence ATGCGCCAGCAAATCGTAGCCGGAAACTGGAAAATGAACAAGACCCTCGATGAAGGGCTGGAATTGACCAAAAACATCCTCGAAAAAGTAGAAAAGCCCAAAGGCTTGGTGGTGGTGGCGCCACCACTCACGCACTTGCGCGACGTGGGCAAAATGCTGAAGGTCAGAAAGCACTTCCACCTCGCGGCGCAAAATTGTCACCACGAGGAGAAAGGCGCTTTTACTGGCGAGGTGTCGGCGGACATGGTTGCTTCGGCGGGCGCTGAATTTGTCATCATCGGTCACTCCGAACGTCGCCAATACTTCAAGGAAAAAAACGACGTGCTGGCACAAAAAGTCAACATTGTGCTGGCGCGGGGGATGCGCCCCATTTTTTGCTGTGGTGAGCCGCTTCACATCCGGGAGGTGGACACGCACGTCGGCTATGTGGCCAAACAGTTGAAAGCCAGCCTGTTTCACCTCCGCGAAGAGGATTTCAGGAAAGTGGTCATCGCCTACGAACCCATCTGGGCCATCGGCACGGGTCGCACGGCCACGAGCGAACAGGCGCAAGAGATGCATTATGCGATTCGGGTGTTGGTGGCAAAAAAATATGGGAAAGCCATCGCCAACGACACAACCATTCTCTATGGCGGCTCTTGCAACGCGCAAAACGCGCCCGAACTTTTTGCCCAGCCCGATGTGGACGGCGGACTCATCGGCGGCGCATCGCTGAAAGCAGATGATTTTGCGGCCATCGTGGCGGCGCTCAAATAA
- a CDS encoding RNA-binding transcriptional accessory protein: MSYAPRIAPLLNISARRVEAVIELLEGGATIPFIARYRKEATGELDEVQIANIQDTWKKMQELDKRRETILQSIEEQGKLTPELRRAIEGAATMTELEDLYLPYRPKRKTRASVAIEKGLEPLAKRIFAQKDKELEAIATQYITEQVPTVEEALQGARDIIAEWVSEDIKARDKMRRHFERGAVIASRLVKGKETEGAKYRDYFEWSEPLKSCPSHRLLAMRRGEEEGFLRVSIAPEEERAVQSLEEMYVIGYGESAVQVRTAVKDSYKRLLQPSIETEFRNSSKEKADTEAIRVFAENLRQLLLSAPLGEKRVLGIDPGFRTGCKVVCLDASGNLLHNSTIYPHEPQRQVFESQSEIEHLIEKFGIEAISVGNGTAGRETMDFLRKIKFQHPVEVFQVNEAGASIYSASEVARDEFPTHDVTVRGAVSIGRRLLDPLAELVKIDPKSIGVGQYQHDVHQTQLKESLDRTVESCVNAVGINLNTASKHLLTYVSGLGPVLAQNIVNYRAENGAFKKRSDLKKVPRLGDKAFEQCAGFLRIREAANPLDNTAVHPERYALVEEMSADLGCKVTDLVQDKSLRAKIDLKKYVRGDVGLPTLQDILKELEKPGLDPRGAAKPFEFANVHSLEDLHPGMVLPGIVTNITNFGAFVDIGLKDSGLVHVSQLADKFVRDPMEVVSLGQQVTVRVVEVDFARKRVALSMKGV, encoded by the coding sequence ATGTCCTACGCTCCCCGCATCGCCCCCCTCCTAAACATCTCCGCCCGCCGGGTGGAGGCCGTCATCGAACTGCTCGAAGGCGGTGCCACGATTCCCTTTATTGCTCGATACCGCAAAGAAGCAACTGGCGAACTCGACGAGGTGCAAATCGCCAACATCCAAGACACATGGAAAAAAATGCAGGAACTCGACAAACGCCGCGAGACCATCCTGCAAAGCATCGAAGAGCAGGGGAAACTGACACCCGAACTCCGAAGGGCTATCGAGGGAGCGGCGACCATGACCGAGTTGGAAGACCTATACCTGCCTTACCGCCCCAAGCGCAAAACCCGCGCATCCGTCGCCATCGAAAAAGGCCTGGAACCATTAGCGAAAAGAATTTTCGCACAAAAAGACAAAGAATTGGAAGCCATTGCTACTCAATACATTACTGAGCAAGTGCCGACGGTGGAAGAGGCGCTGCAAGGCGCGCGCGACATCATCGCCGAATGGGTGAGCGAGGACATAAAAGCCCGCGACAAGATGCGGCGGCATTTCGAGAGAGGCGCGGTCATCGCCTCCCGACTCGTGAAAGGCAAGGAAACAGAGGGGGCGAAATACCGCGACTACTTTGAGTGGAGCGAGCCGCTCAAATCCTGCCCCTCGCACCGCTTGCTCGCCATGCGTCGGGGCGAGGAAGAAGGTTTCTTGCGAGTCTCCATCGCGCCGGAGGAGGAACGCGCCGTGCAGAGCCTTGAAGAAATGTATGTGATTGGGTACGGCGAGTCGGCGGTACAGGTACGCACTGCCGTCAAGGACAGTTACAAACGGCTGTTGCAACCCTCTATCGAAACAGAATTTCGCAATTCGAGCAAGGAAAAAGCCGACACGGAGGCCATCCGCGTTTTTGCCGAAAACCTGCGCCAATTGCTTCTGTCGGCTCCGTTAGGGGAGAAACGAGTGTTGGGCATTGACCCCGGTTTCCGCACGGGCTGCAAGGTCGTTTGTCTCGACGCGAGCGGCAATCTGCTTCATAACTCGACCATTTACCCGCACGAGCCGCAGCGACAAGTATTTGAAAGCCAGTCAGAAATCGAGCATTTGATAGAAAAATTCGGCATCGAGGCCATCTCGGTCGGCAACGGTACTGCCGGGCGCGAGACGATGGATTTTTTGCGGAAAATCAAGTTCCAACACCCCGTCGAGGTCTTTCAGGTGAACGAGGCGGGGGCTTCCATTTATTCGGCTTCGGAAGTTGCCCGCGACGAATTTCCGACTCACGACGTGACGGTGCGCGGCGCAGTCAGCATCGGGCGACGATTGCTCGACCCGTTGGCGGAGTTGGTGAAAATTGACCCGAAAAGCATCGGGGTAGGGCAGTACCAGCACGATGTGCACCAGACCCAACTCAAAGAAAGCCTCGACCGCACGGTGGAAAGCTGCGTGAACGCCGTCGGCATCAACCTCAACACTGCAAGCAAACACCTACTCACCTACGTCTCCGGCCTCGGTCCCGTGCTGGCGCAAAACATCGTGAACTACCGGGCTGAAAACGGCGCGTTCAAAAAACGCAGCGACCTCAAAAAAGTCCCCCGCCTTGGCGACAAAGCCTTCGAACAATGCGCGGGGTTTCTCCGAATCCGCGAAGCCGCAAACCCTTTGGACAACACGGCTGTCCACCCAGAACGCTACGCGCTCGTGGAAGAAATGTCCGCCGACTTAGGCTGCAAAGTAACTGATTTAGTGCAGGATAAATCTCTGCGGGCGAAAATTGATTTGAAAAAATACGTTCGTGGCGACGTGGGTTTGCCAACGCTTCAAGACATCCTGAAAGAGCTCGAAAAACCCGGCCTCGACCCGCGCGGCGCGGCCAAACCCTTCGAGTTTGCCAATGTTCACTCGCTCGAAGACTTGCATCCCGGCATGGTGCTGCCCGGCATCGTGACCAACATCACCAACTTTGGCGCGTTCGTGGACATTGGCTTGAAAGACAGCGGTCTTGTCCATGTCTCGCAATTGGCCGACAAGTTTGTGCGCGACCCGATGGAGGTCGTTTCGCTCGGCCAGCAAGTGACGGTGCGCGTGGTGGAGGTAGATTTTGCGCGGAAACGGGTGGCGTTGAGCATGAAGGGGGTATAA